GGTTAGATGGCCCACCAAAGTCAACCATTGACGTTATCACGTAACCATCTAGACCATAAGCGACCCATAAACCCGCAATAGCAAAAAGCAGTGTTGCGACTGGACCTAAGATCAAGGTCACACGTCTTGCACGATTACGTAAATCCCCTTCTGTTTTCATTTGTAGCCAAGCAGAGCCTTGCAATACAAATAAAACCAAACTAAATACACCCACTAATAATGTAAAGGGATCAAATAAATCTAAAAATCCACCTTGATATTGTGATTGTAAAAAATCATTGAAGACAAAAGGCACGCCTTCTAATAAGTTAGCAAAAGCAACACCAAAGACAATCGGTGGCACCGTACTACCCACAAAAATGGCCCAATCCCAAGAACTTCTCCAACGAGGATCTTCAATCTTACTGCGATATTCAAAACCCACTGGGCGGAAAAACAAAGCAAAAAGCGTTAACATCATCGCCAGATAAAAACCTGAAAATGCAGTGGCATAAACCGTTGGCCAAGCTGCAAAAATAGCAGCAGCTCCAGTAACCAGCCAAACTTGGTTACCCTCCCAATGTGGCGCTATTGAGCTTATTATAATACGACGCTCTTCATCTTTTTTGGTAATAAGTGGCAGTAACGTACCGACGCCCATATCAAAACCATCTGTGATCACAAAGCCTATTAATAAAACCCCGATCAAAACCCACCAGATCATTCGTAACGTTTCATAATCAAACATAATCTTCTCCTATCTTAGTGGTTGTCAACTGTCTTGTTTTTTAACTGTTCAAAATGATATTTCCCCGTATTTAGGCTACTTGGCCCCATACGTGAAAATTTAAACATGAGGAACATTTCAATCACTAACAACACAGTGTAAAACGCAGCAATAGATATAATACTAAATAAAACTTGCTCGCTACTCACACTTGAAACGCCCATGTGTGTCGGTAATATTTCAGCAATTGCCCACGGTTGACGGCCATATTCAGCAACAAACCAACCCGCTTCAATCGCAATCCAAGGAAGTGGTAAACCATATAAACAAATACGATGGAATAATTTATTTTGACCGACGCGGTTACGTGCAGATTGGTAAAAGGCGAATAAGAATATGCCTAATAATGCAACCCCAGCACCCACCATAATACGAAAAGCAAAGAACATCGGAGCAACACCCGGAATACTATTCTTAGTGGCCAGCATAATTTGCTCTTCTGTTGCATCGACTACATTTGTAGTATATTTTTTAAGGAGTAAGCCATAGCCTAGATCCACTTTGATTTTATCAAAGGCTGCAACGGTTGCATCAGAAGTATCGCCTCCACGCAGTTGCTGTAATAAGCCATAAGCTATCATACCGCTACGAATACGTACTTCATGACCTTCCATTAACTCTTTTAAGCCAATGACTTGTTTATCAATAGAGCGTGTTGCAATAATACCTAATGCATATGGTATTTTTACAGCGTAATCAGTGCGTCTTTCTTCCTGATTTGGAATACCTATCAAGGTAAAAGATGCAGGGGCTTCTTCTGTTTCCCATTCTGATTCAATCGCTGCTAATTTTGCTTTTTGCACATCACCGACTTCATAACCACTTTCATCACCTAAAATAAGTGTTGAAATAATACCCGCTAAACCAAAGGCTGCAGCAATAGAAAATGAACGCTTAGCAAAACTAAGATCGCGACCTTTTAATAAATAATAAGAGCTGATTGCAAGAACAAACATTGCACCGGTGACATAACCACTGGCAACCGTATGCACAAATTTAACTTGTGCTACCGGGTTTAAAATTAAATCAACAAAGCTTGTCATCTCCATGCGCATAGTCACATAGTTAAACTCAGCGCCCACTGGATTTTGCATCCAAGCATTGGCAATCAATATCCATAATGCAGACATGCTTGAGCCAATTGCTACAAGCCAAGTCGCTGTTAAATGTTGCAATTTACTTAAACGATCCCAACCAAAGAAAAATAAGCCAACAAATGTAGATTCTAAGAAGAATGCCATCATGCCTTCAATGGCAAGTGGAGCACCAAAAACATCACCCACATAATGTGAATAATAAGCCCAGTTGGTACCGAACTGAAACTCCATCGTTAAACCAGTTGTAACACCTAGCGCGAAGTTAATACCAAACAATTTTCCCCAAAATTGTGTCATGTCTTTATACACTTGCTTATTTGTCATCACATATAATGATTCCATAACGGCAAGTATCCAAGCAAGACCCAGTGTTAATGGTACGAATAAAAAGTGATACATGGCTGTCATCGCAAATTGAAAGCGCGATAGATCAACGAGATCATCCATTGTTTTCTCCTAAAATTATAAAAATTAATTAGTTTTGCTTTATTTATCTTTGACCTGTTGCACTTCACCAAAAAGATGATCTGCATTAAAAGGCACGGGATCAGAAAAATAAAAATATTGTATTGTAAAAAGCACCATCACTTTAATGATGAGGATCACGGCTAATTCCCTTATAATTGGAATAGAAAAGATCCCTTTTTTGGGCAACCATTTTTTTAACATTTTTCACTCCAAAAAGTCGTAACATCTTAAATGATTGCTAATTACATTTGTAATGTAACAATTGCTTAACATCAATAGGGCTGTGACGATATGGAGCATACTTATACTCTTCAATCTGATCTAGATCAATTTTAATTTTCACTTATTTACATGCTTAAATCCGTGAAAACAATGTCTTTTTCATCTGCAATGTTAAATTTATAAAAGAGTAGGTATCTAAAATGTTAATAATACTAATGACATGTAAAATAAAAGGTACGTTTTACTTTAAGCGTAAGGTAACATATTAATCACGCATTTTAGATAATAAATGATGATTAAATAATTAAGGGGTGCTAAAACCAAAATGTTGGTAAGTACGGGACGTTGCAATACGACCGCGAGGAGTGCGCTGTAAAAAACCTTGCTGAATCAGATATGGCTCAAGCACATCTTCGATGGTTTCTTTTTCTTCACCAATGGCAGCTGCTAAGTTATCCAAGCCAACAGGGCCACCTTGGAAAGTATCTAAAATGGCGAGTAATAGCTTTCTATCCATATAATCAAAACCTTGGCCGTCCACATTTAGCATATCCAGCGCTTTATTCGCAACATTAGCATTAATCATTGATTCTTTTTTTACCTGTGCATAATCACGCACACGGCGTAATAAACGGTTGGCAATACGTGGCGTACCACGAGAACGTTTCGCAATTTCTGTCGCACCTGACATGTCTAAATTTAAGTTAAAATGCTTACTACTGCGCATTACTATTTTAGTTAGAGGAATAAGTTCATAATATTCAAGGCGTTGCACTATACCAAAACGATCACGTAATGGAGAGGTTAAAGAGCCCGCTCGTGTGGTCGCGCCAATAAGCGTAAAGGCAGGTAAATCTAATTTAATGGAGCGAGCGGCAGGACCTTCGCCAATCATAATATCAAGCTGATAATCTTCCATTGCCGGATATAATATTTCTTCGACTACCGGGCTTAAACGATGGATCTCATCAATGAATAAGACATCATTTTCTTCAAGGTTAGTGAGCAAAGCGGCTAAATCACCCGCTTTTTCTAAGATAGGTCCCGATGTTGTTTTAATATTTACTTTTAATTCATTGGCAACAATGTGCGCCAATGTTGTTTTTCCTAATCCAGGAGGTCCAAATATGAGTAAATGATCAAGTGCCTCACCACGTTGACGCGCAGCTTCTATGAATATTTCCATCTGCGTATTAACTTGTGGTTGACCTTCATAATCAGACAGTAATTTCGGGCGAATAGCACGATCGACAAAACTATCGTCATTTTTTTCAACAGCTGAAATAAGGCGATCTTCTTCAATCATTTTTATACCATACTTTTAAGGGCACTGCGGATAAGATCTTCACA
The sequence above is a segment of the Psychromonas sp. CNPT3 genome. Coding sequences within it:
- the cydB gene encoding cytochrome d ubiquinol oxidase subunit II, encoding MFDYETLRMIWWVLIGVLLIGFVITDGFDMGVGTLLPLITKKDEERRIIISSIAPHWEGNQVWLVTGAAAIFAAWPTVYATAFSGFYLAMMLTLFALFFRPVGFEYRSKIEDPRWRSSWDWAIFVGSTVPPIVFGVAFANLLEGVPFVFNDFLQSQYQGGFLDLFDPFTLLVGVFSLVLFVLQGSAWLQMKTEGDLRNRARRVTLILGPVATLLFAIAGLWVAYGLDGYVITSMVDFGGPSNPMLKTVELQAGGWLLNYENYPLTMLAPALGLLFPLLASLASKFNRSGWAFFSTSLMQVFVLSTFAVSTFPFILSSSIDPNVSLTVWDATSSELTLNIMGITAAIFLPIILLYTCWGYFKMFGRLGKEFMTKSKQSAY
- a CDS encoding cytochrome ubiquinol oxidase subunit I, coding for MDDLVDLSRFQFAMTAMYHFLFVPLTLGLAWILAVMESLYVMTNKQVYKDMTQFWGKLFGINFALGVTTGLTMEFQFGTNWAYYSHYVGDVFGAPLAIEGMMAFFLESTFVGLFFFGWDRLSKLQHLTATWLVAIGSSMSALWILIANAWMQNPVGAEFNYVTMRMEMTSFVDLILNPVAQVKFVHTVASGYVTGAMFVLAISSYYLLKGRDLSFAKRSFSIAAAFGLAGIISTLILGDESGYEVGDVQKAKLAAIESEWETEEAPASFTLIGIPNQEERRTDYAVKIPYALGIIATRSIDKQVIGLKELMEGHEVRIRSGMIAYGLLQQLRGGDTSDATVAAFDKIKVDLGYGLLLKKYTTNVVDATEEQIMLATKNSIPGVAPMFFAFRIMVGAGVALLGIFLFAFYQSARNRVGQNKLFHRICLYGLPLPWIAIEAGWFVAEYGRQPWAIAEILPTHMGVSSVSSEQVLFSIISIAAFYTVLLVIEMFLMFKFSRMGPSSLNTGKYHFEQLKNKTVDNH
- the cydP gene encoding cytochrome oxidase putative small subunit CydP; amino-acid sequence: MLKKWLPKKGIFSIPIIRELAVILIIKVMVLFTIQYFYFSDPVPFNADHLFGEVQQVKDK
- the ruvB gene encoding Holliday junction branch migration DNA helicase RuvB is translated as MIEEDRLISAVEKNDDSFVDRAIRPKLLSDYEGQPQVNTQMEIFIEAARQRGEALDHLLIFGPPGLGKTTLAHIVANELKVNIKTTSGPILEKAGDLAALLTNLEENDVLFIDEIHRLSPVVEEILYPAMEDYQLDIMIGEGPAARSIKLDLPAFTLIGATTRAGSLTSPLRDRFGIVQRLEYYELIPLTKIVMRSSKHFNLNLDMSGATEIAKRSRGTPRIANRLLRRVRDYAQVKKESMINANVANKALDMLNVDGQGFDYMDRKLLLAILDTFQGGPVGLDNLAAAIGEEKETIEDVLEPYLIQQGFLQRTPRGRIATSRTYQHFGFSTP